One part of the Amphiprion ocellaris isolate individual 3 ecotype Okinawa chromosome 24, ASM2253959v1, whole genome shotgun sequence genome encodes these proteins:
- the LOC129348316 gene encoding uncharacterized protein LOC129348316 isoform X2: MLRDQVVDVQRGEILRDQVVDVQRGEVLRDQVVDVHRGEILRDQVVDVQRGEILRDQVMDVQRGEMLRDQAVDVQRAEVSYTLSHIAALFMCLIVSDAERPSGGRPERRDPERTSGGRPERRDPERPSGGRPERRDPERSSGGRPERRDPERSSGGRPERRGELNIVTHCCFIHVFDCFRC; encoded by the exons atgctgagagaccaagtggtggacgtccagagaggagag atcctgagagatcaagtggtggacgtccagagaggagag gtcctgagagatcaagtggtggacgtccatagaggagag atcctgagagatcaagtggtggacgtccagagaggagag atcctgagagacCAAGTgatggacgtccagagaggagag atgctgagagaccaagcggtggacgtccagagagcagaggtgagttacacattgtcacacattgctgctttattcatgtgtttgattgtttcagatgctgagagaccaagtggtggacgtccagagaggagag atcctgagagaacaagtggtggacgtccagagaggagag atcctgagagaccaagtggtggacgtccagagaggagag atcctgagagatcaagtggtggacgtccagagaggagag atcctgagagatcaagtggtggacgtccagagaggagaggtgagttaaacattgtcacacattgctgctttattcatgtgtttgattgtttcagatgctga
- the LOC129348316 gene encoding uncharacterized protein LOC129348316 isoform X1 — protein sequence MLRDQVVDVQRGEILRDQVVDVQRGEVLRDQVVDVHRGEILRDQVVDVQRGEILRDQVMDVQRGEMLRDQAVDVQRAEVSYTLSHIAALFMCLIVSDAERPSGGRPERRDPERTSGGRPERRGELETCTLSVIVGSRLFCFTYVFLVFDVSDPERPSGGRPERRDPERSSGGRPERRDPERSSGGRPERRGELNIVTHCCFIHVFDCFRC from the exons atgctgagagaccaagtggtggacgtccagagaggagag atcctgagagatcaagtggtggacgtccagagaggagag gtcctgagagatcaagtggtggacgtccatagaggagag atcctgagagatcaagtggtggacgtccagagaggagag atcctgagagacCAAGTgatggacgtccagagaggagag atgctgagagaccaagcggtggacgtccagagagcagaggtgagttacacattgtcacacattgctgctttattcatgtgtttgattgtttcagatgctgagagaccaagtggtggacgtccagagaggagag atcctgagagaacaagtggtggacgtccagagaggagaggtgagttagaaacatgcacattgtcagtcattgtaggcAGTAGACTTTtttgctttacttatgtgtttcttgtgtttgatgtttcagatcctgagagaccaagtggtggacgtccagagaggagag atcctgagagatcaagtggtggacgtccagagaggagag atcctgagagatcaagtggtggacgtccagagaggagaggtgagttaaacattgtcacacattgctgctttattcatgtgtttgattgtttcagatgctga